In the Paralichthys olivaceus isolate ysfri-2021 chromosome 15, ASM2471397v2, whole genome shotgun sequence genome, one interval contains:
- the sytl2a gene encoding synaptotagmin-like protein 2 isoform X11 produces MIDLSFLTEEEQETILAVLKRDAELKKAEEHRVLELQRSVNDKGQLRYLTGEWFYETKQLRHQDRIHGSDVIRVSMRHTHKPLTILELSQTLPEQTSFVSSENKEVFVPPVLCGLLQEPPLQLSSGSSSQNPYDPPPDTCKPAVQSPTKQRKNPFDSDLNAQHTFEEQSSQLLDGEVDQTQKQNEGYDESPIMSALKRLSSRMSSSKSPENLTSQPREERSTHESRQQSVDDVSSLPPSASTLSNSKQKQTSVSVPVLQQDETDSDSTSETNLGWRRNTGSSTSNISLSSGMASMSSVSGSTSSIYPGDFGDIEVQGNIQFAVNYIQKLGEFHIFVVHCRELAVADAKKSRSDPYVKCYLLPDKTKLGKRKTTVKKKTLNPNYNEILRFKIIIQMLKTLNLNVSVWHNDTFGRNSFLGEVDLDLSEWDFNNTQINEYTLKSRVSAQSSDYPSPSLLIDSRGQMRVALRFLPQTSHSNRTSRLETGEVQIWVKDCKNLPSIRGVIIDPFVKCTVLPDTSRKSRQKTRVVKRTANPMFNHTMVYDGFRTEDLREACVEITVWDHDRLSSHYIGGLRLGLGTGKSYGVEVVWMDSTTAEANLWQRMLESDGEWVEDVLPLRMFVLAKSMSK; encoded by the exons ATGATCGACCTGAGTTTcctgacagaggaggagcaggaaactATCCTGGCAGTGTTGAAGAGAGATGCTGAGCTGAAGAAGGCTGAGGAGCACCGTGTCCT GGAGCTACAGAGGAGTGTGAATGACAAGGGCCAGCTGAGGTACCTGACTGGAGAATGGTTCTACGAGACCAAGCAGCTTCGTCATCAGGATCGCATCCATGGCTCTGACGTCATCAGGGTCTccatgagacacacacataaaccacTCACTATAT TGGAGCTCTCTCAGACATTGCCTGAGCAGACCAGTTTTGTCAgcagtgaaaataaagaagtgtttgtCCCACCTGTTCTCTGTGGACTCCTGCAGGAGCCTCCCTTGCAGCTCAGCAGTGGAAG CAGCTCCCAGAACCCTTATGACCCACCACCTGATACATGTAAACCAGCTGTGCAGTCACCCACAAAG CAGAGGAAAAATCCCTTTGACAGTGATCTCAATGCCCAGCACACTTTTGAAGAGCAGAGCAGTCAGTTGTTGGATGGAGAAGTCGATCAAACCCAGAAACAAAATGAGG GTTATGATGAGAGTCCCATCATGTCAGCTCTGAAACGATTATCTTCCAGGATGTCTTCATCCAAAAGTCCGGAAAACCTCACCTCACAACCAA gagaagagaggagcacACATGAATCTAGACAGCAAAGTGTGGATGATG TTTCATCACTTCCACCTTCAGCATCTACTCTGTCCAactcaaagcagaaacagaccAGTGTGTCAGTGCCTGTTCTCCAGCAGGACGAG ACAGACAGCGACAGCACTTCTGAGACCAACTTGGGCTGGAGAAGAAACACAGGCAGCTCCACATCGAACATCAGTCTCTCCTCAGGAATGGCGTCCATGTCTTCT GTCAGTGGCAGCACCAGCAGCATTTACCCTGGAGACTTCGGTGACATTGAAGTCCAGGGAAACATCCAGTTTGCTGTGAACTACATCCAGAAGCTCGGAGAATTTCACATCTTTGTGGTGCACTGCAGGGAACTGGCCGTGGCCGACGCCAAGAAGAGCCGCTCTGACCC gtaTGTGAAATGTTACTTACTTCCTGACAAAACAAAGTTGGGGAAGAGAAAAACCACGGTAAAAAAGAAGACTTTAAACCCCAACTACAATGAAATCCTTCGA TTTAAGATCATAATACAGATGTTAAAAACTCTGAATCTGAATGTGTCCGTGTGGCACAACGATACCTTTGGGCGGAACAGCTTCTTGGGTGAAGTGGACCTGGATCTGTCAGAGTGGGACTTCAACAACACACAGATAAATGAATACACATTAAAATCCAGG GTGTCAGCACAATCCTCAGACTAcccgtctccctcccttctgatagacagcagaggacagatgAGAGTGGCCCTGAGATTCCTGCCGCAGACTTCTCACA GTAACAGAACATCTAGGTTGGAGACTGGTGAGGTGCAGATTTGGGTGAAAGATTGCAAGAATCTCCCTTCAATCAGAGGAGTGATCATCGACCCGTTTGTGAAATG CACCGTGCTACCTGACACAAGCAGGAAAAGCCGCCAGAAGACGCGGGTGGTGAAGAGGACGGCCAACCCCATGTTCAACCACACTATGGTGTACGACGGCTTCCGAACGGAGGACCTCAGAGAGGCCTGTGTGGAGATCACAGTGTGGGATCACGACAGACTGAGCAGCCACTACATCGGCGGCCTCAGGCTTGGGCTCGGGACAG GGAAGAGTTATGGGGTGGAGGTTGTTTGGATGGATTCGACGACCGCCGAAGCAAATTTATGGCAGAGGATGTTAGAGTCTGATGGGGAATGGGTGGAGGATGTTTTACCTCTGAGAATGTTTGTGCTGGCAAAAAGCATGTcaaagtga
- the sytl2a gene encoding uncharacterized protein sytl2a isoform X2, producing the protein MIDLSFLTEEEQETILAVLKRDAELKKAEEHRVLELQRSVNDKGQLRYLTGEWFYETKQLRHQDRIHGSDVIRVSMRHTHKPLTILELSQTLPEQTSFVSSENKEVFVPPVLCGLLQEPPLQLSSGSSSQNPYDPPPDTCKPAVQSPTKRKNPFDSDLNAQHTFEEQSSQLLDGEVDQTQKQNEEPLPSSYCSISYDNLRQDMSLVTQNASVLMSMPENTASSTSYQEHFSEVDGPVGKQPNSSALRGILKQFYASISAESLLSPVDLQNPVSLDSTAEIDRKQVRFSSMVSQSGVEWQNGKELGEHSLLDVDSITLSETENNRVNNCYLEKTGCTTSGTHRAILNQCGVDSQEGEVSFRNEAKLREQETGQQQVLGGVFEHCHPELLSPAVSSFVSAEQVPGKPVYLETEPEEEHHSQAQPTDWPTRHNIHHQNLPEQSNDISVDAPSDTTPPKSVSSGNSSHAVSPQPIQKLLGIFRRQKEKIAKVQGPQKEEVTMKKRRNKEPGNAPNISLGATDTTMDKPARVKHEAKPFEMTEVRTLQLAALQNTSFEETTIDVDTQQDATDGKAVQFPERLSILKAFWERENTGPKIKFLREETRQGNISKTGDTSHDPQTYAESLNNILAQKDTADDTAGRSQENILSPQPECSLVVVLSNEDGTYRANPVLIYEDTDDSFTGSVTESQEITPLNAQKQQEGDPVSLPSQSSSSPQENRPAKITELENFMQTEYTGPKENIAIDKSAPISSILCDKIVSTQSDMRTSLDNRENSEGEDQKCPCKTMSKVTDKGFVSQSPDRPQLRSSGSTGDAQSTCQQVKADAESQKMPLSPSKSQMPRSKDKDEEVRMSPSKTCHPRVLPRESSSPTRPRLEGSPLKTFPIDINPQTKAFEEQQRKPSPVPRQRKSPSHGAKQTPSTDIKPSTDSPSCPLPLSPEDREHHYDNALQSNSSSSNSLQSKTASKQKLGTFTSLARSFIPQDYQHYLGPQKMAHVPPFHQEKDAAGENDVVHRPQRFLRDLVGNKSDNSTVGNLPRSNSWIVLNKDRNSSQDTTTRARCLSGASSGGYDESPIMSALKRLSSRMSSSKSPENLTSQPREERSTHESRQQSVDDVSSLPPSASTLSNSKQKQTSVSVPVLQQDETDSDSTSETNLGWRRNTGSSTSNISLSSGMASMSSVSGSTSSIYPGDFGDIEVQGNIQFAVNYIQKLGEFHIFVVHCRELAVADAKKSRSDPYVKCYLLPDKTKLGKRKTTVKKKTLNPNYNEILRFKIIIQMLKTLNLNVSVWHNDTFGRNSFLGEVDLDLSEWDFNNTQINEYTLKSRVSAQSSDYPSPSLLIDSRGQMRVALRFLPQTSHSNRTSRLETGEVQIWVKDCKNLPSIRGVIIDPFVKCTVLPDTSRKSRQKTRVVKRTANPMFNHTMVYDGFRTEDLREACVEITVWDHDRLSSHYIGGLRLGLGTGKSYGVEVVWMDSTTAEANLWQRMLESDGEWVEDVLPLRMFVLAKSMSK; encoded by the exons ATGATCGACCTGAGTTTcctgacagaggaggagcaggaaactATCCTGGCAGTGTTGAAGAGAGATGCTGAGCTGAAGAAGGCTGAGGAGCACCGTGTCCT GGAGCTACAGAGGAGTGTGAATGACAAGGGCCAGCTGAGGTACCTGACTGGAGAATGGTTCTACGAGACCAAGCAGCTTCGTCATCAGGATCGCATCCATGGCTCTGACGTCATCAGGGTCTccatgagacacacacataaaccacTCACTATAT TGGAGCTCTCTCAGACATTGCCTGAGCAGACCAGTTTTGTCAgcagtgaaaataaagaagtgtttgtCCCACCTGTTCTCTGTGGACTCCTGCAGGAGCCTCCCTTGCAGCTCAGCAGTGGAAG CAGCTCCCAGAACCCTTATGACCCACCACCTGATACATGTAAACCAGCTGTGCAGTCACCCACAAAG AGGAAAAATCCCTTTGACAGTGATCTCAATGCCCAGCACACTTTTGAAGAGCAGAGCAGTCAGTTGTTGGATGGAGAAGTCGATCAAACCCAGAAACAAAATGAGG agccTTTACCATCATCTTACTGCTCCATTTCTTATGATAACCTTAGACAAGACATGAGCCTGGTCACCCAAAATGCATCTGTTCTTATGTCAATGCCTGAAAACACAGCATCCAGCACCAGCTATCAGGAGCATTTTTCTGAGGTAGATGGACCAGTAGGTAAACAGCCTAACTCTAGCGCTCTGAGGGGCATCCTGAAGCAATTTTACGCTTCCATCTCCGCAGAATCTCTGTTATCTCCTGTGGACCTGCAGAATCCAGTGAGTCTGGATTCTACTGCTGAGATAGACAGGAAGCAGGTGAGGTTCAGCTCAATGGTCAGTCAGAGCGGAGTGGAGTGGCAGAATGGGAAGGAGCTGGGAGAGCACAGTTTGCTTGACGTGGACTCCATCACTCTCTCCGAGACGGAAAATAACCGTGTCAATAACTGTTACCTTGAGAAAACTGGCTGTACCACCTCAGGCACACACAGGGCAATACTCAACCAGTGTGGAGTGGATTCACAAGAAGGTGAAGTCAGTTTCAGAAATGAGGCAAAGCTGCGAGAGCAAGAAACTGGACAACAGCAGGTCCTTGGTG GTGTCTTTGAGCACTGTCATCCGGAGCTCCTAAGCCCTGCAGTGTCTAGCTTTGTTTCTGCTGAGCAGGTGCCAGGTAAGCCTGTTTACCTGGAGACAGAGCCTGAAGAGGAACATCACTCTCAGGCTCAGCCCACAGATTGGCCAACCAGACACAACATTCATCATCAAAACCTGCCTGAACAAAGCAATGACATTTCTGTTGACGCCCCCTCAGATACCACGCCACCAAAAAGTGTCAGCTCAGGGAATTCATCTCATGCTGTTTCACCACAGCCTATACAAAAACTACTTGGAATTTTtagaagacagaaagagaaaatagcTAAAGTTCAGGGTCCACAGAAAGAAGAAGTGAcgatgaagaagagaagaaacaaagaaCCAGGCAACGCACCAAATATTTCCCTAGGTGCTACAGATACGACTATGGATAAACCTGCAAGAGTCAAACATGAAGCTAAACCCTTTGAAATGACAGAGGTCAGAACACTACAACTTGCAGCACTGCAGAACACTTCATTTGAGGAGACCACAATAGATGTAGACACTCAGCAGGATGCAACAGACGGGAAAGCTGTCCAGTTTCCAGAGAGACTATCCATCCTGAAAGCTTtctgggagagagaaaacactggtCCCAAAATCAAATTTCTCAGAGAAGAGACAAGGCAAGGAAACATCTCCAAGACAGGAGACACTTCACATGACCCTCAGACATATGCGGAGAGCTTAAACAATATTTTAGCTCAAAAAGATACAGCTGACGATACAGCTGGCAGGTCCcaagaaaatattttgtcaCCACAACCTGAATGTAGCCTCGTTGTAGTTCTATCAAACGAGGATGGCACATATAGAGCTAATCCAGTGCTCATATATGAAGACACAGATGACTCTTTTACAGGTTCAGTAACAGAGTCACAGGAAATCACTCCGTTAAATGCTCAAAAGCAGCAGGAGGGCGATCCAGTCTCTCTTCCCAGTCAGTCCAGTTCCAGTCCTCAAGAGAACAGGCCGGCCAAGATCACTGAGCTTGAGAATTTCATGCAGACTGAATATACTGGACCCAAGGAAAACATTGCAATCGACAAGAGTGCCCCAATCAGCTCAATACTCTGTGACAAAATTGTTTCTACACAGTCTGATATGAGAACATCTTTAGATAACAGAGAGAACTCTGAAGGAGAAGATCAAAAGTGTCCATGTAAAACGATGTCAAAAGTGACAGACAAAGGTTTTGTTAGTCAGAGTCCAGACAGGCCACAGCTGAGAAGTTCGGGCAGTACTGGGGATGCACAGTCAACCTGTCAACAAGTCAAGGCGGATGCAGAGTCTCAAAAAATGCCCCTCAGTCCCAGTAAATCCCAGATGCCAAGATCAAAAGACAAGGATGAAGAAGTCAGGATGAGTCCGTCTAAGACTTGCCACCCAAGGGTCCTACCAAGAGAATCCTCCAGTCCTACGAGACCTAGGCTGGAGGGATCTCCCTTGAAAACCTTTCCAATAGACATCAACCCTCAAACTAAAGCCTTTGAAGAGCAACAAAGGAAGCCATCACCAGTGCCAAGACAGAGGAAGAGTCCCTCACATGGAGCAAAGCAAACACCATCAACAGATATTAAACCTAGCACAGACAGCCCCTCATGCCCTCTACCCTTAAGtccagaggacagagagcatcACTATGATAACGCACTACAAAGTAATTCAAGTTCCTCTAATTCATTACAGTCCAAAACAGCTTCAAAGCAGAAACTGGGGACCTTTACAAGCCTTGCCAGATCTTTTATCCCTCAGGATTATCAGCACTACCTTGGGCCACAGAAGATGGCCCATGTCCCTCCTTTTCACCAAGAGAAAGACGCTGCTGGTGAGAATGATGTGGTACACAGACCACAACGTTTCCTCAGAGACTTAGTAGGTAACAAGAGTGACAATTCCACTGTGGGAAATCTTCCTAGAAGCAATTCTTGGATTGTgctaaataaagacagaaactcCAGCCAAGACACAACAACCAGGGCCAGGTGCCTGTCTGGGGCAAGTTCAGGCG GTTATGATGAGAGTCCCATCATGTCAGCTCTGAAACGATTATCTTCCAGGATGTCTTCATCCAAAAGTCCGGAAAACCTCACCTCACAACCAA gagaagagaggagcacACATGAATCTAGACAGCAAAGTGTGGATGATG TTTCATCACTTCCACCTTCAGCATCTACTCTGTCCAactcaaagcagaaacagaccAGTGTGTCAGTGCCTGTTCTCCAGCAGGACGAG ACAGACAGCGACAGCACTTCTGAGACCAACTTGGGCTGGAGAAGAAACACAGGCAGCTCCACATCGAACATCAGTCTCTCCTCAGGAATGGCGTCCATGTCTTCT GTCAGTGGCAGCACCAGCAGCATTTACCCTGGAGACTTCGGTGACATTGAAGTCCAGGGAAACATCCAGTTTGCTGTGAACTACATCCAGAAGCTCGGAGAATTTCACATCTTTGTGGTGCACTGCAGGGAACTGGCCGTGGCCGACGCCAAGAAGAGCCGCTCTGACCC gtaTGTGAAATGTTACTTACTTCCTGACAAAACAAAGTTGGGGAAGAGAAAAACCACGGTAAAAAAGAAGACTTTAAACCCCAACTACAATGAAATCCTTCGA TTTAAGATCATAATACAGATGTTAAAAACTCTGAATCTGAATGTGTCCGTGTGGCACAACGATACCTTTGGGCGGAACAGCTTCTTGGGTGAAGTGGACCTGGATCTGTCAGAGTGGGACTTCAACAACACACAGATAAATGAATACACATTAAAATCCAGG GTGTCAGCACAATCCTCAGACTAcccgtctccctcccttctgatagacagcagaggacagatgAGAGTGGCCCTGAGATTCCTGCCGCAGACTTCTCACA GTAACAGAACATCTAGGTTGGAGACTGGTGAGGTGCAGATTTGGGTGAAAGATTGCAAGAATCTCCCTTCAATCAGAGGAGTGATCATCGACCCGTTTGTGAAATG CACCGTGCTACCTGACACAAGCAGGAAAAGCCGCCAGAAGACGCGGGTGGTGAAGAGGACGGCCAACCCCATGTTCAACCACACTATGGTGTACGACGGCTTCCGAACGGAGGACCTCAGAGAGGCCTGTGTGGAGATCACAGTGTGGGATCACGACAGACTGAGCAGCCACTACATCGGCGGCCTCAGGCTTGGGCTCGGGACAG GGAAGAGTTATGGGGTGGAGGTTGTTTGGATGGATTCGACGACCGCCGAAGCAAATTTATGGCAGAGGATGTTAGAGTCTGATGGGGAATGGGTGGAGGATGTTTTACCTCTGAGAATGTTTGTGCTGGCAAAAAGCATGTcaaagtga
- the sytl2a gene encoding uncharacterized protein sytl2a isoform X8, with translation MSLVTQNASVLMSMPENTASSTSYQEHFSEVDGPVGKQPNSSALRGILKQFYASISAESLLSPVDLQNPVSLDSTAEIDRKQVRFSSMVSQSGVEWQNGKELGEHSLLDVDSITLSETENNRVNNCYLEKTGCTTSGTHRAILNQCGVDSQEGEVSFRNEAKLREQETGQQQVLGGVFEHCHPELLSPAVSSFVSAEQVPGKPVYLETEPEEEHHSQAQPTDWPTRHNIHHQNLPEQSNDISVDAPSDTTPPKSVSSGNSSHAVSPQPIQKLLGIFRRQKEKIAKVQGPQKEEVTMKKRRNKEPGNAPNISLGATDTTMDKPARVKHEAKPFEMTEVRTLQLAALQNTSFEETTIDVDTQQDATDGKAVQFPERLSILKAFWERENTGPKIKFLREETRQGNISKTGDTSHDPQTYAESLNNILAQKDTADDTAGRSQENILSPQPECSLVVVLSNEDGTYRANPVLIYEDTDDSFTGSVTESQEITPLNAQKQQEGDPVSLPSQSSSSPQENRPAKITELENFMQTEYTGPKENIAIDKSAPISSILCDKIVSTQSDMRTSLDNRENSEGEDQKCPCKTMSKVTDKGFVSQSPDRPQLRSSGSTGDAQSTCQQVKADAESQKMPLSPSKSQMPRSKDKDEEVRMSPSKTCHPRVLPRESSSPTRPRLEGSPLKTFPIDINPQTKAFEEQQRKPSPVPRQRKSPSHGAKQTPSTDIKPSTDSPSCPLPLSPEDREHHYDNALQSNSSSSNSLQSKTASKQKLGTFTSLARSFIPQDYQHYLGPQKMAHVPPFHQEKDAAGENDVVHRPQRFLRDLVGNKSDNSTVGNLPRSNSWIVLNKDRNSSQDTTTRARCLSGASSGGYDESPIMSALKRLSSRMSSSKSPENLTSQPREERSTHESRQQSVDDVSSLPPSASTLSNSKQKQTSVSVPVLQQDETDSDSTSETNLGWRRNTGSSTSNISLSSGMASMSSVSGSTSSIYPGDFGDIEVQGNIQFAVNYIQKLGEFHIFVVHCRELAVADAKKSRSDPYVKCYLLPDKTKLGKRKTTVKKKTLNPNYNEILRFKIIIQMLKTLNLNVSVWHNDTFGRNSFLGEVDLDLSEWDFNNTQINEYTLKSRVSAQSSDYPSPSLLIDSRGQMRVALRFLPQTSHSNRTSRLETGEVQIWVKDCKNLPSIRGVIIDPFVKCTVLPDTSRKSRQKTRVVKRTANPMFNHTMVYDGFRTEDLREACVEITVWDHDRLSSHYIGGLRLGLGTGKSYGVEVVWMDSTTAEANLWQRMLESDGEWVEDVLPLRMFVLAKSMSK, from the exons ATGAGCCTGGTCACCCAAAATGCATCTGTTCTTATGTCAATGCCTGAAAACACAGCATCCAGCACCAGCTATCAGGAGCATTTTTCTGAGGTAGATGGACCAGTAGGTAAACAGCCTAACTCTAGCGCTCTGAGGGGCATCCTGAAGCAATTTTACGCTTCCATCTCCGCAGAATCTCTGTTATCTCCTGTGGACCTGCAGAATCCAGTGAGTCTGGATTCTACTGCTGAGATAGACAGGAAGCAGGTGAGGTTCAGCTCAATGGTCAGTCAGAGCGGAGTGGAGTGGCAGAATGGGAAGGAGCTGGGAGAGCACAGTTTGCTTGACGTGGACTCCATCACTCTCTCCGAGACGGAAAATAACCGTGTCAATAACTGTTACCTTGAGAAAACTGGCTGTACCACCTCAGGCACACACAGGGCAATACTCAACCAGTGTGGAGTGGATTCACAAGAAGGTGAAGTCAGTTTCAGAAATGAGGCAAAGCTGCGAGAGCAAGAAACTGGACAACAGCAGGTCCTTGGTG GTGTCTTTGAGCACTGTCATCCGGAGCTCCTAAGCCCTGCAGTGTCTAGCTTTGTTTCTGCTGAGCAGGTGCCAGGTAAGCCTGTTTACCTGGAGACAGAGCCTGAAGAGGAACATCACTCTCAGGCTCAGCCCACAGATTGGCCAACCAGACACAACATTCATCATCAAAACCTGCCTGAACAAAGCAATGACATTTCTGTTGACGCCCCCTCAGATACCACGCCACCAAAAAGTGTCAGCTCAGGGAATTCATCTCATGCTGTTTCACCACAGCCTATACAAAAACTACTTGGAATTTTtagaagacagaaagagaaaatagcTAAAGTTCAGGGTCCACAGAAAGAAGAAGTGAcgatgaagaagagaagaaacaaagaaCCAGGCAACGCACCAAATATTTCCCTAGGTGCTACAGATACGACTATGGATAAACCTGCAAGAGTCAAACATGAAGCTAAACCCTTTGAAATGACAGAGGTCAGAACACTACAACTTGCAGCACTGCAGAACACTTCATTTGAGGAGACCACAATAGATGTAGACACTCAGCAGGATGCAACAGACGGGAAAGCTGTCCAGTTTCCAGAGAGACTATCCATCCTGAAAGCTTtctgggagagagaaaacactggtCCCAAAATCAAATTTCTCAGAGAAGAGACAAGGCAAGGAAACATCTCCAAGACAGGAGACACTTCACATGACCCTCAGACATATGCGGAGAGCTTAAACAATATTTTAGCTCAAAAAGATACAGCTGACGATACAGCTGGCAGGTCCcaagaaaatattttgtcaCCACAACCTGAATGTAGCCTCGTTGTAGTTCTATCAAACGAGGATGGCACATATAGAGCTAATCCAGTGCTCATATATGAAGACACAGATGACTCTTTTACAGGTTCAGTAACAGAGTCACAGGAAATCACTCCGTTAAATGCTCAAAAGCAGCAGGAGGGCGATCCAGTCTCTCTTCCCAGTCAGTCCAGTTCCAGTCCTCAAGAGAACAGGCCGGCCAAGATCACTGAGCTTGAGAATTTCATGCAGACTGAATATACTGGACCCAAGGAAAACATTGCAATCGACAAGAGTGCCCCAATCAGCTCAATACTCTGTGACAAAATTGTTTCTACACAGTCTGATATGAGAACATCTTTAGATAACAGAGAGAACTCTGAAGGAGAAGATCAAAAGTGTCCATGTAAAACGATGTCAAAAGTGACAGACAAAGGTTTTGTTAGTCAGAGTCCAGACAGGCCACAGCTGAGAAGTTCGGGCAGTACTGGGGATGCACAGTCAACCTGTCAACAAGTCAAGGCGGATGCAGAGTCTCAAAAAATGCCCCTCAGTCCCAGTAAATCCCAGATGCCAAGATCAAAAGACAAGGATGAAGAAGTCAGGATGAGTCCGTCTAAGACTTGCCACCCAAGGGTCCTACCAAGAGAATCCTCCAGTCCTACGAGACCTAGGCTGGAGGGATCTCCCTTGAAAACCTTTCCAATAGACATCAACCCTCAAACTAAAGCCTTTGAAGAGCAACAAAGGAAGCCATCACCAGTGCCAAGACAGAGGAAGAGTCCCTCACATGGAGCAAAGCAAACACCATCAACAGATATTAAACCTAGCACAGACAGCCCCTCATGCCCTCTACCCTTAAGtccagaggacagagagcatcACTATGATAACGCACTACAAAGTAATTCAAGTTCCTCTAATTCATTACAGTCCAAAACAGCTTCAAAGCAGAAACTGGGGACCTTTACAAGCCTTGCCAGATCTTTTATCCCTCAGGATTATCAGCACTACCTTGGGCCACAGAAGATGGCCCATGTCCCTCCTTTTCACCAAGAGAAAGACGCTGCTGGTGAGAATGATGTGGTACACAGACCACAACGTTTCCTCAGAGACTTAGTAGGTAACAAGAGTGACAATTCCACTGTGGGAAATCTTCCTAGAAGCAATTCTTGGATTGTgctaaataaagacagaaactcCAGCCAAGACACAACAACCAGGGCCAGGTGCCTGTCTGGGGCAAGTTCAGGCG GTTATGATGAGAGTCCCATCATGTCAGCTCTGAAACGATTATCTTCCAGGATGTCTTCATCCAAAAGTCCGGAAAACCTCACCTCACAACCAA gagaagagaggagcacACATGAATCTAGACAGCAAAGTGTGGATGATG TTTCATCACTTCCACCTTCAGCATCTACTCTGTCCAactcaaagcagaaacagaccAGTGTGTCAGTGCCTGTTCTCCAGCAGGACGAG ACAGACAGCGACAGCACTTCTGAGACCAACTTGGGCTGGAGAAGAAACACAGGCAGCTCCACATCGAACATCAGTCTCTCCTCAGGAATGGCGTCCATGTCTTCT GTCAGTGGCAGCACCAGCAGCATTTACCCTGGAGACTTCGGTGACATTGAAGTCCAGGGAAACATCCAGTTTGCTGTGAACTACATCCAGAAGCTCGGAGAATTTCACATCTTTGTGGTGCACTGCAGGGAACTGGCCGTGGCCGACGCCAAGAAGAGCCGCTCTGACCC gtaTGTGAAATGTTACTTACTTCCTGACAAAACAAAGTTGGGGAAGAGAAAAACCACGGTAAAAAAGAAGACTTTAAACCCCAACTACAATGAAATCCTTCGA TTTAAGATCATAATACAGATGTTAAAAACTCTGAATCTGAATGTGTCCGTGTGGCACAACGATACCTTTGGGCGGAACAGCTTCTTGGGTGAAGTGGACCTGGATCTGTCAGAGTGGGACTTCAACAACACACAGATAAATGAATACACATTAAAATCCAGG GTGTCAGCACAATCCTCAGACTAcccgtctccctcccttctgatagacagcagaggacagatgAGAGTGGCCCTGAGATTCCTGCCGCAGACTTCTCACA GTAACAGAACATCTAGGTTGGAGACTGGTGAGGTGCAGATTTGGGTGAAAGATTGCAAGAATCTCCCTTCAATCAGAGGAGTGATCATCGACCCGTTTGTGAAATG CACCGTGCTACCTGACACAAGCAGGAAAAGCCGCCAGAAGACGCGGGTGGTGAAGAGGACGGCCAACCCCATGTTCAACCACACTATGGTGTACGACGGCTTCCGAACGGAGGACCTCAGAGAGGCCTGTGTGGAGATCACAGTGTGGGATCACGACAGACTGAGCAGCCACTACATCGGCGGCCTCAGGCTTGGGCTCGGGACAG GGAAGAGTTATGGGGTGGAGGTTGTTTGGATGGATTCGACGACCGCCGAAGCAAATTTATGGCAGAGGATGTTAGAGTCTGATGGGGAATGGGTGGAGGATGTTTTACCTCTGAGAATGTTTGTGCTGGCAAAAAGCATGTcaaagtga